A genomic window from Strix uralensis isolate ZFMK-TIS-50842 chromosome 20, bStrUra1, whole genome shotgun sequence includes:
- the LOC141952421 gene encoding multidrug and toxin extrusion protein 2-like isoform X1 has protein sequence MAAAGAAAAAWCLRGARRLLPAAARRESCELARLAGPVFVAQLLGFLISVVSSIFCGHLGKAELDAVTLAVSVINVTGISIGSGLASACDTLMSQTYGGKNLKQVGTILQRGILILLLCCFPCWALFINTEQILLLIRQDPEVSRLTQVYVMIFIPALPAAFLYQLQTRYLLSQAIILPQVLTGIAANILNVAMNAFFLYALKLGMVGSAWANTVSQYTQAILLFLYVWWKKIHVETWGGWTRDCLLDWGSFIRLAVPGMLMMCIEWWTFEIGSFLAGLLSVVELGAQSVIYELSSAAYMVPLGFSVAASVRVGNALGSGDVLQAKTSCITALLCAGVFAVVVATLLGTLKDVVGYIFTSDKEIVILVSKVMIIFAPFHLFDAAAATCGGVLRGTGKQKMGAIANAIGYYAIGLPIGISLMFAAKMGVLGLWVGMIVCISLQALSFSAFVMRMDWKKAAEEAQVRAGLKKQLEDVNSSGTAANKTSAVDYISIGTDTVDTVVLPESIVEGERHPDHQLIAQEEPAVIPAPPDVAWRALIIRRVVAAAAAIAVLLVGILVRILTGKG, from the exons atggcggcggcgggagcggcagcagcagcgtggTGCCTGCGGGGCGCCCGGCGCCTCctgcccgcggccgcccggcgggAGAGCTGCGAGCTGGCCCGGCTGGCGGGGCCCGTG TTTGTTGCCCAGCTGCTGGGGTTCCTGATCAGCGTGGTCAGCTCCATCTTCTGTGGCCACCTGGGGAAAGCTGAGCTGGATGCTGTGACACTGGCTGTGTCC GTCATCAATGTGACGGGCATCTCCATCGGTTCTGGTTTAGCCTCAGCATGCGACACACTGATGTCCCAG ACGTATGGCGGCAAGAACCTGAAGCAGGTGGGCACCATCCTGCAGCGGGGGATCCTcatcctgctgctgtgctgcttcccTTGCTGGGCGCTCTTCATCAACACCGAGCAGATCCTCCTGCTCATCCGGCAGGACCCTGAGGTCTCCAG GTTAACTCAGGTCTATGTGATGATCTTTATCCCAGCGCTTCCT GCGGCGTTTCTGTACCAGCTGCAGACAAGATATTTACTAAGTCAG GCGATCATTTTACCTCAGGTGTTGACGGGGATTGCAGCCAACATCCTCAATGTGGCCATGAATGCCTTCTTCCTTTACGCGTTGAAGCTGGGCATGGT GGGCTCTGCCTGGGCTAACACAGTTTCTCAGTACACCCAGgccatcctcctcttcctttaCGTGTGGTGGAAGAAGATCCATGTGGAGACCTGGGGAG GTTGGACCAGGGACTGCCTCCTGGACTGGGGCTCCTTTATCCGGCTGGCGGTGCCCGGCATGCTCATGATGTGTATTGAATGGTGGACCTTTGAGATCGGGAGCTTCTTGGCAG GGCTGCTCAGTGTGGTGGAGCTGGGCGCGCAGTCTGTCATCTATGAACTCTCCTCTGCAGCGTACATG GTGCCTCTGGGCTTCAGCGTGGCTGCGAGTGTCAGAGTGGGCAATGCCTTGGGATCGGGGGATGTGTTGCAAGCCAAGACCTCCTGCATCACTGCCCTGCTGTGTGCAG gaGTTTTTGCTGTGGTGGTTGCAACATTACTGGGAACCCTAAAGGACGTGGTGGGATACATCTTCACCAGTGACAA GGAGATCGTTATCTTGGTGTCCAAAGTGATGATCATCTTTGCTCCGTTCCACTTGTTTGATGCAGCAGCA GCGACCTGTGGCGGTGTGCTGCGGGGCACGGGGAAGCAGAAGATGGGTGCTATCGCCAACGCCATCGGCTATTACGCCATCGGGCTGCCCATCGGCATCTCCCTGATGTTTGCGGCTAAGATGGGGGTGTTAG GTCTGTGGGTGGGGATGATCGTTTGCATCTCTTTGCAAGCCCTTTCCTTCTCGGCTTTTGTCATGCGCATGGATTGGAAGAAAGCTGCAGAAGAG GCTCAAGTCCGAGCTGGACTGAAAAAACAACTGGAAGATGTGAACTCCAGTGGCACAGCTGCTAACAAAACATCTGCTGTGG ATTACATCTCCATTGGCACAGACACCGTGGACACCGTGGTCCTGCCTGAGAGCATTGTGGAAGGTGAGAGGCACCCTGACCACCAGCTCATTGCCCAGGAGGAGCCTGCTGTCATCCCTGCTCCTCCTGATGTGGCATGGAGGGCCCTGATCATCCGCcgtgtggtggctgctgctgctgctatcgCTGTCCTGCTGGTGGGCATACTGGTCCGGATCCTGACCGGCAAGGGCTAG
- the LOC141952421 gene encoding multidrug and toxin extrusion protein 2-like isoform X2, translated as MAAAGAAAAAWCLRGARRLLPAAARRESCELARLAGPVFVAQLLGFLISVVSSIFCGHLGKAELDAVTLAVSVINVTGISIGSGLASACDTLMSQTYGGKNLKQVGTILQRGILILLLCCFPCWALFINTEQILLLIRQDPEVSRLTQVYVMIFIPALPAAFLYQLQTRYLLSQAIILPQVLTGIAANILNVAMNAFFLYALKLGMVGSAWANTVSQYTQAILLFLYVWWKKIHVETWGGWTRDCLLDWGSFIRLAVPGMLMMCIEWWTFEIGSFLAGLLSVVELGAQSVIYELSSAAYMVPLGFSVAASVRVGNALGSGDVLQAKTSCITALLCAGVFAVVVATLLGTLKDVVGYIFTSDKEIVILVSKVMIIFAPFHLFDAAAASSFSWLIRAAQVSSCTFRGVGYSQHSSSAPTIIRQSLQPLSSCHVPGRGTQAVWKALWCPLACLWVSADSSTFCAWVGSWGERSPAPRAP; from the exons atggcggcggcgggagcggcagcagcagcgtggTGCCTGCGGGGCGCCCGGCGCCTCctgcccgcggccgcccggcgggAGAGCTGCGAGCTGGCCCGGCTGGCGGGGCCCGTG TTTGTTGCCCAGCTGCTGGGGTTCCTGATCAGCGTGGTCAGCTCCATCTTCTGTGGCCACCTGGGGAAAGCTGAGCTGGATGCTGTGACACTGGCTGTGTCC GTCATCAATGTGACGGGCATCTCCATCGGTTCTGGTTTAGCCTCAGCATGCGACACACTGATGTCCCAG ACGTATGGCGGCAAGAACCTGAAGCAGGTGGGCACCATCCTGCAGCGGGGGATCCTcatcctgctgctgtgctgcttcccTTGCTGGGCGCTCTTCATCAACACCGAGCAGATCCTCCTGCTCATCCGGCAGGACCCTGAGGTCTCCAG GTTAACTCAGGTCTATGTGATGATCTTTATCCCAGCGCTTCCT GCGGCGTTTCTGTACCAGCTGCAGACAAGATATTTACTAAGTCAG GCGATCATTTTACCTCAGGTGTTGACGGGGATTGCAGCCAACATCCTCAATGTGGCCATGAATGCCTTCTTCCTTTACGCGTTGAAGCTGGGCATGGT GGGCTCTGCCTGGGCTAACACAGTTTCTCAGTACACCCAGgccatcctcctcttcctttaCGTGTGGTGGAAGAAGATCCATGTGGAGACCTGGGGAG GTTGGACCAGGGACTGCCTCCTGGACTGGGGCTCCTTTATCCGGCTGGCGGTGCCCGGCATGCTCATGATGTGTATTGAATGGTGGACCTTTGAGATCGGGAGCTTCTTGGCAG GGCTGCTCAGTGTGGTGGAGCTGGGCGCGCAGTCTGTCATCTATGAACTCTCCTCTGCAGCGTACATG GTGCCTCTGGGCTTCAGCGTGGCTGCGAGTGTCAGAGTGGGCAATGCCTTGGGATCGGGGGATGTGTTGCAAGCCAAGACCTCCTGCATCACTGCCCTGCTGTGTGCAG gaGTTTTTGCTGTGGTGGTTGCAACATTACTGGGAACCCTAAAGGACGTGGTGGGATACATCTTCACCAGTGACAA GGAGATCGTTATCTTGGTGTCCAAAGTGATGATCATCTTTGCTCCGTTCCACTTGTTTGATGCAGCAGCA GCTTCATCTTTTTCCTGGCTCATCAGAGCAGCACAAGTGAGCAGCTGTACCTTCAGAGGTGTCGGGtactcccagcacagcagcagtgctCCTACAATCATTAGACAGTCACTTCAGCCTCTTTCCTCCTGTCACGTCCCTGGGAGAGGGACCCAGGCAGTGTGGAAAGCACTGTGGTGTCCGCTGGCGTGTCTGTGGGTGTCTGCAGACAGCTCCACGTTCTGCGCCTGGGTCGGCAGCTGGGGTGAGAGGAGCCCTGCACCACGCGCTCCGTGA